From a region of the Neobacillus niacini genome:
- a CDS encoding response regulator yields MLKVLIIDDEPFISKGLSEKIDWPALGCEICGMASNGYEGKKLINQLKPDIVVSDIVMPGHTGLELAEFVHQNHKDILMILLSGYDEFTFAKEAFKYGVFDYLLKPTVVDEVMAVIKNAVNTIEQKRDKEKNYEYLENALQESIPIIEQSLLYEMTVKGIVPTQNIKQSIDLTPGKGAVITVEMDSDIQNDTVTKSIKDLLQTKNMEARFVTNDQKLLVIPSFSLLLPDKVVETRLKDIAEHILSYFSFENRIHVSMGIGGMFTSINTLHSSYLQSIKALSRGYFVGKGKIHIYSESSTEHFNNNFSAELSNFIEKFEEWELEKILLQIEGLFKELKYTFDRQLVLNLCLELLIKLGLIVAKWDKNFSMTVGYEQLERCKTFEQLLEFMKQTCVKVKNHLYETMNKNNLGVVEQAKRIIEQQYGNPDLNAQFIAEQLDVSVSYLSRTFKKDTGENLSNFLTEKRIQEAQKLLTTTDLKANEVSIMVGFLDARYFGQVFKKIMRTTPSEYKKCK; encoded by the coding sequence ATGTTGAAAGTACTAATTATTGACGATGAACCATTTATTAGTAAAGGATTATCTGAAAAAATCGATTGGCCAGCCCTTGGCTGCGAAATTTGTGGAATGGCTTCGAATGGTTACGAAGGAAAAAAACTAATTAATCAACTTAAGCCAGATATCGTAGTGTCTGATATTGTTATGCCGGGACATACAGGCCTAGAATTGGCGGAGTTCGTTCATCAAAATCATAAAGATATCTTAATGATTCTCTTGTCAGGATATGATGAGTTTACATTTGCTAAAGAAGCCTTTAAATATGGCGTTTTTGATTATTTACTTAAACCCACAGTCGTCGATGAAGTAATGGCAGTGATTAAAAATGCAGTAAATACTATAGAACAAAAAAGAGATAAAGAGAAAAACTATGAATATTTGGAAAATGCTCTTCAGGAGAGTATACCCATTATAGAACAATCTTTATTATATGAGATGACGGTTAAGGGGATAGTACCGACACAAAATATAAAACAAAGCATCGATCTTACGCCTGGAAAAGGTGCCGTGATAACAGTAGAAATGGATAGTGATATACAAAATGATACTGTTACAAAATCAATCAAGGACTTATTACAAACAAAAAATATGGAAGCAAGATTTGTAACCAATGATCAAAAACTTTTGGTAATACCTTCATTCTCACTATTATTGCCAGATAAAGTGGTAGAAACACGATTAAAAGATATTGCTGAACATATATTGAGTTATTTTTCTTTTGAGAATCGCATCCATGTTTCAATGGGTATTGGAGGAATGTTTACGTCTATCAATACCTTACACTCCTCTTACTTACAATCAATCAAAGCATTATCACGGGGTTATTTTGTTGGGAAAGGGAAGATTCATATATATTCTGAATCTAGCACCGAACATTTTAACAATAATTTTTCAGCTGAATTATCGAACTTTATTGAAAAGTTTGAAGAATGGGAACTTGAGAAGATACTGCTTCAAATTGAGGGACTATTCAAGGAGCTAAAATACACATTTGATAGACAGTTAGTATTAAATCTTTGCTTAGAGTTATTAATTAAATTAGGATTGATCGTTGCAAAATGGGATAAAAATTTTTCAATGACCGTTGGGTATGAACAACTTGAACGGTGTAAAACCTTTGAACAACTACTTGAATTTATGAAGCAAACCTGTGTGAAGGTGAAAAATCATCTTTATGAAACAATGAATAAAAATAACTTAGGTGTAGTTGAGCAGGCAAAACGAATTATTGAACAACAATATGGTAATCCAGATTTAAATGCACAGTTTATTGCAGAACAACTTGATGTTAGTGTTAGTTACTTAAGCCGGACCTTTAAAAAGGATACTGGGGAAAATCTTAGTAATTTCTTAACCGAAAAACGGATTCAGGAGGCACAAAAACTTTTAACTACTACTGATTTAAAAGCCAACGAGGTTTCAATTATGGTAGGATTTCTTGATGCAAGATATTTTGGTCAAGTTTTTAAGAAAATTATGAGAACAACACCTTCTGAATATAAAAAATGTAAGTAA
- a CDS encoding MFS transporter → MTNSKKKITIPRAIGYGLTDIMGGGAFTVIAAWLMYYYTTFVGLTPVEGASIIAIARIVDAVVSLSIGSITDNFYKFKLGRKFGRRRFFLLIGSPLMATYVLLWFTGMNYWYYLLSYLLFEIVMALVLIPWETLPSEMTKDFNERTKLSTARMFMSGTGVFLATFVPARLIAYFGEDNAYAYFINAVFFAILFAICIFISYKVTWENKLTPEEERELIVQSGKSKSFGETLSAIGSVLKEYWTTLKIKSFRKHLAIYLLSFTAKDVFNAVFVYFCVFALSISSSLAADLLSLSIIGVPIMLVAGFLMIKVGPGNLYKISYSVMLICLGAFYVVYLTKPDSMVVMLFVIAAFYQVGRAILDFTPWNVFPFIPDIDEIVTRQRREGLFAAVMTFARKTSVALATMVVGLVLQWGGFVAGEKTQTAEAVHTIVYTMVIGASVLLVAALLVVFTFKLNKQTHKILVDEIDRLKNNGSKLKVDPQTKEVVENLTGFKYEDIWKDNDESKIKSA, encoded by the coding sequence ATGACAAACAGTAAGAAAAAGATTACCATACCTAGAGCCATTGGTTATGGATTAACGGACATCATGGGTGGAGGTGCTTTCACCGTTATTGCCGCTTGGTTAATGTATTACTATACAACATTTGTTGGTTTGACTCCTGTTGAAGGGGCCTCCATTATTGCTATTGCTCGTATAGTAGATGCGGTAGTGAGCTTATCTATCGGCAGTATCACAGATAACTTCTATAAATTTAAATTGGGAAGAAAGTTTGGCAGACGCCGTTTCTTTCTATTAATTGGTTCGCCGCTCATGGCCACATATGTGTTGCTGTGGTTTACAGGAATGAATTATTGGTACTACCTTTTAAGCTATCTGTTATTTGAAATCGTTATGGCTTTAGTATTAATTCCTTGGGAAACGCTGCCATCCGAAATGACAAAGGATTTTAATGAAAGAACAAAATTATCCACAGCAAGAATGTTTATGTCTGGTACAGGTGTATTTTTAGCCACGTTTGTTCCTGCACGGTTAATCGCTTACTTTGGTGAAGATAATGCGTATGCTTATTTTATCAATGCTGTATTTTTTGCCATACTGTTTGCGATTTGTATCTTTATCTCTTATAAAGTAACGTGGGAAAACAAGCTTACACCTGAAGAAGAAAGAGAATTAATCGTCCAATCGGGCAAATCTAAAAGTTTTGGTGAAACACTAAGTGCGATTGGATCCGTTTTAAAGGAATATTGGACTACCTTGAAAATAAAAAGCTTTCGTAAACATTTAGCGATCTATTTATTATCCTTCACTGCTAAAGACGTATTTAATGCTGTTTTTGTTTATTTCTGTGTGTTTGCTCTAAGTATATCATCTTCACTTGCTGCAGACTTACTATCACTCAGTATAATTGGGGTGCCTATTATGCTGGTAGCTGGTTTCTTAATGATAAAAGTTGGTCCTGGTAATTTGTATAAAATCTCCTATTCCGTAATGCTTATCTGTTTGGGAGCGTTTTATGTAGTCTATTTAACTAAGCCTGATTCGATGGTCGTCATGCTGTTTGTGATTGCTGCTTTTTATCAAGTTGGCAGAGCAATTTTAGACTTTACACCGTGGAATGTATTCCCTTTCATTCCGGATATTGACGAGATTGTAACGAGACAAAGGCGAGAAGGATTGTTTGCAGCAGTTATGACATTCGCCAGAAAAACGTCTGTTGCATTGGCTACTATGGTTGTGGGACTTGTACTACAATGGGGCGGTTTTGTTGCAGGAGAAAAAACACAAACAGCAGAGGCAGTTCATACCATCGTCTATACTATGGTCATTGGCGCTTCAGTTCTTCTTGTTGCAGCATTACTAGTGGTTTTCACTTTTAAATTAAATAAACAAACTCATAAAATATTAGTCGATGAGATTGATAGATTAAAAAATAATGGTTCAAAACTTAAAGTGGATCCACAAACAAAAGAAGTTGTTGAAAATCTTACTGGGTTTAAGTATGAGGACATCTGGAAGGATAATGATGAAAGTAAAATAAAATCTGCTTGA
- a CDS encoding glycoside hydrolase family 31 protein, with translation MSIREKYMFKFINEDNNCLSFKLDHSNFIARVFVLENDIVRVLMTDGEELSLPQTWLVAPGMDDVPMEGRQRLDISPFSLPTYVSYERDEVFYIETSALKVEIKLNGFNIHWYHKDSEQSDYIHFMNDRKTQAYNFDGSLGEGIFHYIERTREESYYGLGEKAGETDRYGKRYRMLNVDPMGYDAQYTDPLYKHIPFYITRNDKTNISFGIFYDNMSKAVFDMGNEMDNYHGWYRYFQSDAGDLDYYIIAGPEVKDVVKRYTWLTGKPIFQPKWSLGYSGSTMTYTDLPKSQERLNEFLQLCEEHDIICDSFQLSSGYTSIGDKRYVFNWNRDKFPDPKGFTDGYHEKNVHLCANIKPCLLKDHPLFEELQDKGMFIKSEDGKTPEMAQFWDEVGAYLDFTNKETYAWWKKKVTEALLEYGIDSTWNDNNEFEIWTKNVKSNGFGQEVNFELVRALQPLLMMKASYEAQKEFSPEVRPYLISRSGSPGMQRYVQTWTGDNYTSWKTVKYNIKMAVGLSLSGVYNIGHDIGGFSGPAPSPELFVRWVQNGIFYPRFTIHSWNDDQTVNVPWMYEETAGHIRDLIKFRHRLTPYLYTLLYNAHDQYEPIIKPTFYEFGQDKKTFEECDDFMLGDSILVTSVVEEGATERTVYLPKFDGGWYDYHTSTWYESGQTVTVPAPLTYAPFLVKEGSIIPVNDADCSFLTKTNDERGFELFPHQQTGTSDYVLYEDDGISSNFQENHTNLHVHMKTTSDRLEVSLEKEGVFELSYKQITFHLPKGETRELVVNGQPLQQTDNGSFVYYL, from the coding sequence ATGTCAATCCGTGAAAAATACATGTTCAAGTTTATCAATGAAGACAATAATTGTTTATCTTTTAAATTAGATCATAGTAATTTTATTGCTAGAGTATTTGTTTTAGAAAATGATATTGTTCGTGTTTTGATGACAGATGGTGAAGAGCTATCGCTGCCACAAACTTGGTTAGTTGCACCGGGAATGGATGATGTTCCTATGGAAGGCAGACAACGTTTGGATATTAGTCCATTTAGTTTGCCAACCTATGTTTCGTACGAAAGAGATGAAGTATTTTATATTGAAACATCTGCATTAAAAGTTGAAATTAAACTAAATGGATTCAATATACATTGGTACCATAAGGATTCGGAACAATCAGATTATATTCATTTTATGAATGACCGAAAAACACAAGCCTATAATTTTGATGGTTCATTAGGTGAAGGAATATTTCATTATATCGAGAGAACGAGAGAAGAAAGTTATTACGGTTTAGGGGAAAAGGCGGGCGAAACCGACCGCTACGGTAAGCGCTATCGTATGTTGAACGTTGATCCAATGGGTTACGATGCCCAATATACTGACCCATTGTACAAACATATCCCGTTTTATATCACCCGAAATGATAAAACAAATATTTCATTTGGAATATTTTACGATAATATGTCAAAAGCAGTATTTGATATGGGAAATGAAATGGATAATTATCATGGCTGGTATCGCTATTTCCAATCAGATGCCGGTGATTTAGATTACTATATCATTGCTGGTCCGGAAGTAAAGGATGTTGTAAAAAGATACACTTGGTTAACCGGGAAACCGATTTTTCAGCCAAAATGGAGCTTGGGCTATTCGGGATCTACGATGACATATACAGATTTACCGAAATCCCAAGAAAGATTAAATGAATTCCTGCAATTATGTGAAGAACATGATATTATTTGTGATTCGTTCCAATTATCATCAGGCTATACGTCTATTGGGGATAAACGTTATGTATTTAACTGGAATAGAGATAAGTTTCCAGACCCTAAAGGGTTCACAGATGGATATCATGAAAAGAATGTGCATCTTTGTGCGAACATCAAGCCTTGCTTGTTAAAAGACCACCCATTATTCGAAGAATTACAAGATAAAGGGATGTTTATTAAATCGGAAGATGGCAAAACGCCTGAAATGGCACAATTTTGGGATGAAGTAGGAGCCTATTTGGATTTTACAAATAAAGAAACTTATGCATGGTGGAAAAAGAAGGTAACTGAAGCATTACTGGAATATGGTATTGATTCTACATGGAATGATAACAATGAGTTTGAAATTTGGACGAAAAATGTAAAAAGCAATGGGTTTGGACAAGAGGTAAATTTTGAACTTGTACGTGCCTTACAGCCATTATTAATGATGAAAGCTTCCTATGAGGCACAAAAGGAATTTTCACCAGAAGTAAGACCATATTTAATTTCACGATCCGGTAGCCCAGGGATGCAGCGATATGTTCAAACATGGACAGGTGATAATTATACGAGCTGGAAAACCGTAAAATACAATATTAAAATGGCCGTTGGTTTAAGCTTATCGGGTGTATATAATATCGGTCATGATATTGGCGGATTTTCCGGCCCTGCTCCGTCACCGGAATTATTTGTCCGTTGGGTGCAAAATGGAATTTTCTATCCTAGATTTACGATTCATTCATGGAATGACGACCAAACGGTCAATGTTCCTTGGATGTATGAAGAAACAGCTGGCCATATAAGGGATTTAATTAAGTTTAGACACAGATTAACTCCATATTTGTATACTTTGTTATACAATGCTCACGATCAGTATGAGCCTATCATTAAACCAACATTCTACGAGTTTGGTCAAGATAAAAAGACATTTGAAGAATGTGATGATTTTATGTTAGGTGATTCCATTCTAGTGACATCTGTGGTAGAAGAAGGAGCAACTGAGCGGACAGTTTATTTACCAAAGTTTGATGGCGGGTGGTACGATTATCATACATCAACTTGGTATGAAAGTGGACAAACTGTAACGGTACCTGCACCATTAACATATGCGCCTTTCCTTGTAAAAGAAGGCAGTATCATTCCAGTGAATGATGCAGACTGTTCATTTCTAACAAAAACAAACGATGAACGGGGATTTGAGTTGTTCCCTCATCAACAAACAGGTACATCAGATTATGTATTGTACGAGGATGACGGAATCTCTTCAAATTTTCAAGAAAATCATACTAATCTTCATGTCCACATGAAAACAACTAGTGATCGATTGGAAGTTTCTTTAGAAAAAGAAGGGGTCTTCGAGTTGTCATATAAACAAATTACATTCCATTTGCCAAAAGGTGAAACACGGGAGCTAGTGGTGAACGGACAGCCTTTACAACAAACAGATAATGGAAGTTTTGTTTACTATCTATAA
- a CDS encoding ABC transporter substrate-binding protein, with amino-acid sequence MKQSLKTISIFFITSIFVVILSACDNNPSQKETIGTDNEKKVTLDFLWFSDGVEGKVMKEIIKDYQAKNQNVEIKLIEVAYQDLDTKLKRMIAGGEPPALARITDTGNFADFALDLTPYVGGEEEFTSQFLPAIKPYYVKENRIIAAPMDVTATSIIYNKSLFSKAGVQVPQTPDEVWTWDEFAEALKTVKVKGGAKQGLLVDFTPRRYSTLVYQFGGSLMTEDGSAPAINNEKGVAALDYFIKLHKDAIIPESVWLGVDDPIKLFRSGQAAAHLSGNWILSNYSDIENFEWGVTYLPKKEIRSSVPGGKYIMGFKNTEVEEETADFIKYLSTKEVNAKFNQESLLLSSRLDNNELNYEFGKEMFKTFSNELENTPIIAAEDWRNQEVISQISTDMRDLIISALNGEVTSQEAMDAVAEKIREAIEGSHTNQSENRYDVPDNLQSSNHSASY; translated from the coding sequence ATGAAACAATCATTGAAAACGATTTCTATTTTTTTTATAACATCGATTTTTGTAGTTATACTTTCAGCCTGTGATAACAACCCAAGTCAAAAAGAAACAATCGGAACAGACAATGAAAAGAAGGTTACCTTGGATTTCCTATGGTTTAGTGACGGTGTAGAGGGAAAGGTAATGAAAGAGATTATCAAGGATTATCAGGCAAAAAATCAAAATGTTGAAATTAAATTAATAGAAGTAGCTTATCAAGATTTAGATACCAAATTAAAAAGAATGATTGCAGGCGGGGAACCTCCAGCATTAGCACGAATAACAGATACTGGGAATTTCGCTGACTTTGCATTAGATCTTACACCATATGTTGGGGGAGAGGAAGAATTTACTTCTCAATTTCTCCCAGCAATTAAACCTTATTATGTAAAAGAGAATAGAATTATTGCAGCACCGATGGATGTTACGGCAACCAGCATCATCTATAACAAATCATTGTTTAGTAAAGCAGGAGTGCAAGTTCCGCAAACCCCTGACGAAGTTTGGACCTGGGATGAATTTGCCGAAGCTCTTAAAACAGTGAAAGTAAAAGGCGGGGCAAAACAAGGGCTGTTAGTTGATTTTACCCCTCGCAGATATTCCACTTTAGTTTATCAATTTGGCGGAAGCCTCATGACAGAAGATGGTTCTGCACCAGCAATCAATAATGAAAAAGGCGTAGCAGCATTAGATTATTTTATCAAACTTCATAAAGATGCGATCATTCCTGAATCGGTTTGGTTAGGTGTGGACGATCCAATTAAACTTTTCCGCTCAGGACAGGCTGCTGCTCACTTATCTGGAAACTGGATTCTAAGCAACTATAGCGATATTGAGAATTTTGAGTGGGGGGTAACCTATCTTCCTAAAAAAGAGATTCGTTCTTCTGTGCCTGGTGGAAAATATATCATGGGCTTCAAAAATACTGAGGTAGAAGAAGAAACAGCTGATTTTATTAAATATTTATCAACAAAGGAAGTTAATGCAAAATTCAATCAAGAGTCTCTGTTGTTAAGTTCACGATTAGATAACAATGAATTAAACTACGAGTTTGGCAAAGAGATGTTTAAAACATTTTCAAATGAATTAGAAAATACGCCAATAATTGCAGCGGAAGATTGGCGCAATCAAGAGGTCATTTCCCAGATTTCCACTGATATGAGAGACTTAATCATCAGTGCTCTAAATGGGGAAGTAACCTCACAAGAGGCAATGGATGCAGTGGCAGAAAAAATTAGAGAAGCGATTGAGGGAAGTCACACTAATCAGAGTGAAAATAGATATGACGTGCCTGATAACCTTCAATCATCAAACCATTCAGCAAGTTATTGA
- a CDS encoding glycerol-3-phosphate responsive antiterminator: protein MNQKIIPASSNMKEFESFLRSPYEIGVFLDMHIAQLKHINSMAKEKGKKMIYHVDLIHGIKNDDYATEYICQEFKPYGLISTKSSVIQKAKQKGVIAVQRIFLIDSHALEKSYKLITKTQPDYIEVLPGAMPKIIAEVKESVGIPILAGGLIRNSEDVDAALMAGATAITTSKRELWEGFF from the coding sequence ATGAACCAGAAAATCATCCCTGCCTCTTCTAATATGAAGGAATTCGAATCCTTTTTGAGAAGTCCTTACGAGATTGGTGTATTTTTAGATATGCATATTGCTCAGTTAAAACATATTAATAGTATGGCTAAGGAAAAAGGGAAGAAAATGATTTACCATGTGGACTTAATCCACGGCATAAAAAATGATGATTATGCCACAGAGTATATTTGTCAAGAATTCAAGCCGTATGGCTTAATCTCAACTAAATCTAGTGTGATTCAAAAGGCAAAGCAAAAAGGTGTAATTGCGGTACAAAGAATCTTCCTAATCGATAGTCATGCTCTTGAAAAAAGCTATAAATTAATAACAAAAACCCAGCCCGATTACATTGAAGTCCTGCCTGGGGCAATGCCGAAAATTATTGCGGAAGTTAAGGAGAGTGTTGGAATACCCATTTTGGCTGGGGGGTTAATTCGAAACTCTGAAGATGTGGATGCTGCACTAATGGCCGGCGCTACAGCTATCACGACTTCAAAACGAGAATTATGGGAGGGTTTTTTTTAA
- the glpK gene encoding glycerol kinase GlpK: MEKYILSIDQGTTSSRAIIFNKNGEIVHSAQKEITQYFPKPGWVEHNPNEIWGSILSVVAEVLSESEIKPEQIAGIGITNQRETAIVWDKETGHPVYNAIVWQSRQTTEICEDLRENGYNDLFRNKTGLLIDPYFSGTKVKWILDHVEGAREKADQGKLIFGTVDTWLVWKLSGGRAHVTDYSNASRTLMFNIYELKWDDELLDILGVPKSMLPEVRPSSEIYGKTVDYHFFGNEIPISGIAGDQQAALFGQACFDEGMAKNTYGTGCFMLKNTGEKAVRSGHGLLTTIAWGLNGKVEYALEGSIFVAGSAIQWLRDGLRMFKDAKDSEAYALKVDSSDGVYMVPAFVGLGTPYWDSDVQGAVFGLTRGTTKEHLIRATLESLAYQTKDVLSAMEADSGIELKTLRVDGGAVKNNFLMEFQSDILDVPVERPVVNETTALGAAYLAGLAVGFWESQEEIAKQWAVDRTILPKMSDENRNKLYDGWKKAVKATMAFK, from the coding sequence GTGGAAAAATACATTTTATCTATAGACCAGGGGACAACTAGTTCACGTGCGATTATATTTAATAAAAATGGAGAAATTGTTCATTCTGCACAAAAGGAAATCACGCAATATTTTCCAAAGCCAGGCTGGGTCGAACACAATCCTAATGAAATTTGGGGTTCCATTCTTTCGGTTGTTGCCGAAGTCTTATCAGAATCCGAAATTAAACCTGAACAAATTGCAGGGATAGGGATTACAAACCAACGCGAAACAGCTATAGTCTGGGACAAGGAAACAGGCCATCCAGTTTATAATGCCATTGTTTGGCAATCAAGACAAACAACTGAGATTTGTGAAGATTTGAGAGAAAATGGTTATAATGACCTATTTCGTAACAAAACTGGACTGTTAATTGATCCTTACTTTTCAGGAACAAAGGTAAAATGGATCCTCGATCATGTGGAAGGGGCACGTGAAAAAGCGGATCAAGGAAAATTAATATTTGGTACTGTTGATACTTGGCTGGTTTGGAAACTATCCGGAGGCCGTGCACATGTAACCGATTATTCTAATGCTTCACGAACCTTAATGTTCAACATCTATGAATTAAAGTGGGATGATGAATTATTGGATATTTTAGGTGTACCTAAATCTATGCTGCCCGAGGTTAGACCCTCATCTGAAATCTATGGGAAAACGGTTGATTATCACTTTTTCGGGAACGAGATTCCAATATCTGGGATTGCTGGTGATCAGCAGGCTGCATTGTTCGGACAAGCGTGCTTTGACGAAGGAATGGCGAAAAACACCTATGGTACTGGCTGCTTTATGTTAAAGAATACGGGGGAGAAAGCTGTTCGCTCAGGGCATGGATTATTAACCACTATAGCATGGGGGCTGAATGGAAAAGTAGAATACGCACTTGAGGGTAGTATTTTTGTGGCGGGTTCTGCCATTCAGTGGCTTCGTGATGGGTTAAGAATGTTTAAAGATGCAAAGGATAGTGAAGCATATGCATTAAAAGTTGATTCCAGCGATGGAGTCTATATGGTCCCAGCGTTTGTAGGCCTAGGAACTCCATATTGGGATAGTGATGTACAAGGTGCCGTTTTTGGTTTAACCCGTGGTACGACAAAGGAACATTTAATACGCGCTACGTTAGAATCACTTGCATACCAAACAAAAGATGTCTTATCTGCCATGGAAGCTGATTCTGGAATTGAACTAAAAACTCTCCGTGTTGATGGCGGGGCGGTGAAAAACAATTTCCTAATGGAGTTCCAAAGTGATATTTTGGATGTTCCAGTAGAAAGACCAGTTGTAAATGAAACTACCGCATTAGGAGCAGCATATTTAGCAGGACTTGCTGTTGGCTTCTGGGAAAGCCAAGAGGAAATTGCAAAGCAATGGGCGGTTGACCGAACGATTTTACCAAAGATGTCTGATGAAAATCGGAATAAATTATATGACGGTTGGAAAAAAGCAGTGAAAGCAACAATGGCTTTTAAATAA
- a CDS encoding glycerol-3-phosphate dehydrogenase/oxidase has translation MKFSNLNRTEFVNKFKTQVFDVLVIGGGITGAGIALDAQSRGMNTALVEMQDFAAGTSSRSTKLVHGGLRYLKQFEVKMVAEVGKERAIVYENGPHVTTPEWMLLPLHKGGTFGKISTSIGLRVYDFLAGVKKSERRKMLTSQSTLEKEPLIKKSGLKGGGYYVEYRTDDARLTIEVMKAAVAKGAIACNYTKVSKLLYENGKVIGALVQDQFTGEMYEIHAKKIVNAAGPWVDQIREMDKSKKGKVLLLSKGVHLVIDQSRFPLKQAIYFDTPDGRMVFAIPRDGKVYVGTTDTFYNEDAVNPNMTESDRSYILNAIDYMFPEVKISEKDVESSWAGVRPLIYEEGKNASEISRKDEIWESKSELITIAGGKLTGYRKMAEMVVDLLAAKLKSEEGRSFKSCQTKYLPISGGDVGGSKQFPSFITATVRRGMEIGLTKEEAETLVKTYGSNSNTVFELLKNNMSDAKKYQLPTVLFAKLLYSVEHEMIATPIDFLNRRTGAILFDIQSVKEWKKQVIAYLADRFNWSGQEKNKYTSSVDEAIKAAVIPVDQTNSYRKAANGN, from the coding sequence ATGAAATTTTCAAACCTAAATCGAACTGAATTTGTTAACAAATTTAAAACACAAGTTTTTGATGTATTAGTTATAGGCGGAGGAATTACAGGAGCTGGTATTGCCCTTGATGCTCAATCCCGTGGGATGAATACGGCCCTAGTTGAAATGCAAGACTTCGCTGCCGGGACCTCAAGCAGGTCGACAAAATTAGTTCACGGCGGCCTTAGATATCTAAAACAATTTGAAGTTAAAATGGTGGCAGAGGTTGGAAAAGAAAGGGCGATTGTCTACGAAAATGGTCCGCATGTGACAACGCCTGAATGGATGTTATTGCCACTTCATAAGGGTGGTACTTTTGGGAAAATTAGCACATCCATTGGTCTGCGTGTATACGATTTCTTAGCTGGTGTTAAAAAGTCGGAACGGAGAAAAATGCTAACCTCACAGTCAACATTAGAAAAAGAGCCGCTTATCAAAAAATCTGGTTTAAAGGGTGGCGGTTATTATGTTGAATATCGTACAGATGATGCAAGGCTGACCATTGAGGTCATGAAAGCGGCGGTGGCAAAAGGGGCAATTGCTTGTAACTATACAAAAGTATCAAAGCTTCTTTATGAAAATGGAAAAGTAATTGGTGCCTTGGTCCAAGATCAATTTACAGGAGAGATGTATGAAATACATGCCAAAAAGATCGTTAATGCTGCTGGACCATGGGTGGATCAAATTCGTGAAATGGATAAATCCAAAAAAGGGAAAGTCCTACTGCTTTCAAAAGGTGTTCACTTAGTGATTGACCAATCCCGTTTTCCTTTGAAACAAGCCATCTATTTTGACACACCAGACGGCCGTATGGTGTTTGCGATCCCTCGTGACGGAAAGGTCTATGTCGGAACAACAGATACTTTCTATAATGAAGATGCCGTAAACCCTAATATGACAGAAAGTGATCGTAGTTATATTTTAAATGCGATTGATTATATGTTCCCTGAAGTGAAAATAAGTGAAAAAGATGTCGAATCGAGCTGGGCTGGTGTACGACCGCTTATTTACGAAGAAGGAAAGAATGCATCAGAAATTTCTCGAAAAGATGAGATATGGGAATCGAAATCGGAGTTGATTACCATTGCTGGAGGTAAATTAACAGGATACCGAAAAATGGCTGAAATGGTGGTTGATTTATTGGCTGCAAAATTAAAATCAGAAGAGGGGAGAAGTTTCAAATCGTGTCAAACGAAGTATCTCCCAATTTCAGGTGGTGATGTAGGAGGTTCAAAACAATTTCCATCTTTTATTACTGCAACAGTTAGAAGAGGTATGGAAATAGGTCTTACAAAAGAAGAGGCTGAAACATTAGTGAAAACATATGGGTCCAATAGTAATACAGTGTTTGAATTGTTGAAAAATAATATGTCTGATGCAAAAAAATATCAATTACCTACGGTGTTATTTGCAAAATTACTTTATAGCGTTGAACATGAAATGATTGCCACACCTATAGATTTCTTAAACCGTAGAACAGGTGCCATTTTATTTGATATACAATCCGTAAAAGAATGGAAGAAGCAAGTAATTGCTTATTTAGCTGATAGATTTAATTGGTCTGGTCAAGAGAAAAACAAATATACATCTTCTGTAGATGAGGCAATAAAAGCTGCTGTCATTCCTGTTGATCAAACAAATTCTTACCGAAAAGCTGCAAATGGTAATTAA